ACGTTGTTTCCCGGTTTGTATACGGCAGCAGATATAATGTGCCGGACTACATGATAAAAGGAGGCAATACATACCGAATAATCTCAGACCATCTCGGCAGCCCGAGGATAATAGCCGACACGACAACCGGTCAAATTGTACAATTGATTGAATACGATGAATTTGGTATCATCCTGTCAGATACAAACCCCGGCTTCCAGCCATTCGGTTTTGCCGGTGGGATCTATGATCAGGACACCGGGCTTGTCAGATTTGGTGCAAGAGACTACGACCCGGAAACAGGAAGATGGACAGCCAAAGACCCGATACTCTTTGCGGGTGGTGATACGAATCTGTATGGGTATGTATTTAGCGATCCAGTTAATTTTGTAGATCCAGATGGCAGGATTATTTTTAATTTTGCGACTGGCGGTATTGGCGCTGCAATAGGCGCTGCTGTTGGAGCAACGAATGCAATCTTTAATGGAGGAAGTATATGGAAAGGTGTTGTATTTGGTGCGCTTACTGGTGTTACAGCAGGATTTACATTTGGTGCTTCAATTTATGTTCATGCTGCTGCTCACGCTGCCATATCAGCGGGAACAGATGCTTTACAACAAACATTTGCAAACCCTTGTATTAAAATAAAATATGGTTCAGTTGTTTCAAGTGGAATTGCAGGAGCTTTTGGTGGAGGTCTTGGTAAGTCTCTTGTCAAGAACGGTGATGTGGCAGTAGGCGATGCAGCAATCTTATCAGGGGGATTATCAGGTATTGTTAATGCTGGGCTAACTTGGGCTACTCAACCCGTTAATAGATACCGTGAACAGTTGCATTTCAATAAGTAATGGAATTAATGCAATTGTTCAGTAGACTACCAGTGGTTGC
This genomic stretch from Candidatus Scalindua japonica harbors:
- a CDS encoding RHS repeat-associated core domain-containing protein translates to MPDYMIKGGNTYRIISDHLGSPRIIADTTTGQIVQLIEYDEFGIILSDTNPGFQPFGFAGGIYDQDTGLVRFGARDYDPETGRWTAKDPILFAGGDTNLYGYVFSDPVNFVDPDGRIIFNFATGGIGAAIGAAVGATNAIFNGGSIWKGVVFGALTGVTAGFTFGASIYVHAAAHAAISAGTDALQQTFANPCIKIKYGSVVSSGIAGAFGGGLGKSLVKNGDVAVGDAAILSGGLSGIVNAGLTWATQPVNRYREQLHFNK